From Rhododendron vialii isolate Sample 1 chromosome 10a, ASM3025357v1, the proteins below share one genomic window:
- the LOC131303995 gene encoding uncharacterized protein LOC131303995, translated as MSSLLRRSNGHWRGWSNGQWRGRSFAASVPSDDASKVQKGRKRVSKDERKEMVLSFVNKYRATNAGKFPTASEARNQVGGSYYVIRKIVQELEYQSTISSMNTRHDMKLGKVVVKVHETSKKVKEVSGINEDVKTVAGYDAEHGTSDECSTSERRHISEGGAEGDIHQRLEKPEHGENKRSHSDAVLDLDVSETKSEQYQQSSESDKFSRALSEKQNKELSKKPSVWGNLKTLADGIMNMWSKW; from the exons ATGTCGAGTCTTTTGCGACGGTCAAATGGTCATTGGCGTGGATGGTCAAATGGTCAGTGGCGTGGACGGTCCTTTGCTGCCTCTGTTCCTTCTGATGATGCTTCAAAAGTGCAGAAGGGTCGGAAAAGGGTGTCAAAAGATGAACGGAAAGAGATGGTGTTATCATTTGTGAACAA ATACAGAGCAACAAATGCAGGAAAATTTCCAACTGCTTCTGAAGCAAGAAACCAAGTGGGTGGCTCTTACTATGTAATTAGGAAAATCGTTCAGGAGCTAGAATACCAATCTACAATATCTTCCATGAACACGAGGCATGATATGAAATTGGGAAAAGTAGTAGTCAAAGTACATGAAACATCAAAAAAGGTCAAGGAGGTCTCAGGAATTAACGAAGATGTGAAGACTGTAGCAGGCTACGATGCGGAACATGGAACGTCG GATGAATGTTCTACTTCTGAGAGACGGCATATTTCAGAAGGGGGAGCTGAAGGAGATATCCATCAACGTCTTGAAAAGCCTGAGCATGGTGAAAACAAAAGATCACATTCTGATGCCGTGCTTGATTTAGATGTCTCGGAAACCAAAAGCGAGCAGTATCAACAGTCTTCTGAATCAGACAAATTCTCAAG GGCTCTGTCTGAAAAGCAGAACAAGGAGCTGTCCAAGAAACCATCCGTCTGGGGAAATCTCAAGACCCTTGCTGATGGCATTATGAATATGTGGAGCAAGTGGTAA